CGCGCGGCGGAGGTGACGGCCAGCGCGCGCACCTTGCCGCTCTGGATGATGTTGGTGGCCGACGAGATCGAGGCGCCGGCGACCTGCAGGTGGCCGCCCATCAGGTCCGCTAGCGCCGGGCTCGACCCCTTGTACGGCACGTGCTGCATCTTGAAGCCGGCCGCCGCCTGCAGCATTTCCACAGAAATGTGCACCGAGCCGCCCGTGCCGGAGGTGCCGTAGCTGATCTTGCCGGGCTCCTTGCGCGCGGCGTCGATGAGCTGCGCCAGGGTCTTGTAGGGCGAATCGGCGGTGACCAGCAGCACCATGGGCGTGGTGGCGAGCAGCGAGACCGGCTGCAGGTCCTTGATCGGGTCGTAGGACGTCTTCATCAAGAGCGGGATCAGCGACACGTTGTCCGATTGGCCGATCACGATGTCGTAGCCCGTGGGCGCCGCGCGTGCCAGCTCGGCCAGGCCCAGCGCCGTGCCGGCGCCGGGGCGGTTGTCGGGCACCATCACCCAGCCCTTGGCTTCGGCCAGGTGGGTGGCCAGGTTGCGGCCGATGAAGTCGGTGCCGCCGCCGGGCGTGGAAGGGATGATCACGCGGATCGGCTTCGCGGGGAAGGGGGCGGGGGGCTGGGCGT
This region of Alicycliphilus denitrificans K601 genomic DNA includes:
- a CDS encoding Bug family tripartite tricarboxylate transporter substrate binding protein, with the protein product MQRRILIAGLMATAAFAHAQPPAPFPAKPIRVIIPSTPGGGTDFIGRNLATHLAEAKGWVMVPDNRPGAGTALGLAELARAAPTGYDIVIGQSDNVSLIPLLMKTSYDPIKDLQPVSLLATTPMVLLVTADSPYKTLAQLIDAARKEPGKISYGTSGTGGSVHISVEMLQAAAGFKMQHVPYKGSSPALADLMGGHLQVAGASISSATNIIQSGKVRALAVTSAARNASLPDVPTVAESGYKDYSFVTYYGVFAPAGTPADVVKTLNDAVVQVMARPDVRAAYAKQGLEASSTTPQEFSRLIEKDIAKAKATIQAAHIQVQ